AAGAGCGCAGCCCGCTCGGGCATTCGGGGCATCGGAGGTTGCACGCCGTGGTAGGCTCTATAGAGAGGCTGATCGGCAAACCCTTGATATGAGGGGTGCCTGTTTTCCGTGACTTACGGAAAGAGGTATACACATGAAAAGCATTAATTAGCCGTTTAAGGGTTAGCTTTGAGGCCAATTGTAAGCTATCATTGATGTTGATATACATAGTTTAAACTTATGAATCATTCCCCGGATATGTATTGGAGACTCCTGGTTTTTTCCGTTCTAGTTTTGTTCTTTTTTAAAAGTGAGGGCCGGGAGGTAGAAGTATCCGACCAGGCAGAAATCAGCATCATGACCCTGGGCCCATACCAGGAAGAACTGTATTCGGCTTTTGGGCACAGCGCCATTCACTTTTCTGATCCTGAGCGCAACATCGACTGGGTATTCAACTATGGTGTTTTCGATTTCGATCAGGAGAATTTCTATTGGAATTTTGCCCGAGGCAGAATGCTCTACAAGCTGGGCCTTTCCAGGTATACTCCGTTCAAAAACCACTACGCAAGGGAAAACCGGTACATCATAGAGCAACGACTGAACCTCACTCTGGCTGAGAAACAGGCCATGGTGGATTTCCTTACCAACAACTACAAACCAGAAAACCGGGATTACTATTACAACTATGTATACGACAACTGTGCCACGAAGATGTATGATGTGCTGGTGGCGGTTTTTCCGAAGCAAATCACTTTCAATGCGGACTATGTGGAAGATGGAAAGACCATTCGGGACCTGATGGACGACTACCTGGGAGACCAGCCGTGGGGAGACTGGATCATCGATATTGGTCTGGGGATGCAGATTGATAAGGAAGCCACTCCCCGAGAATATATGTTTTTGCCCGATTATATAGAAGCCTCTTTGTCTACCGCTTCCCTCAGGAGGGATTCTCTGGAGGTGCCACTCGTCGGCGAAACGGTGAATGTGTATGTACCCACTCCGGAGGAGCAGCAGGAGAGCAAGTTTTTCACACCTTTCAATTTCTTCGTGCTTGTGTTTTTTGTAGTTGGCTTCATTACCAACAGAGATTTTAAGAAGGAGAAGCGCACCAAATGGTTAGATCCGGTGGTTTTCACGTTGGCAGGTTTGATTGGCTGGTGGCTGGTGTTTTTGTGGTGGGCCACCGAGCATCTTTCCAAAGACAATCTCAACCTACTTTGGGCCATTCCTCTTCATATTCCTTTTGCCTATTTATTGGGAGTCAGGAAACTTCAGCCATTTTTGAGCAAATACTTTCTGGTGGTTTCAGCTGGATATCTGATTTTGCTGGTGATCTGGTCAGCATTGCCTCAGCCACTTCATATGGCGCTCATTCCATTGATTCTGACCATGATGCTCAGAGGATTTTACATTCATTCAGACCTTCAGAAGCAGCTCAGAAAAGCCAATCGATAAAGTTGTACAATCCTAACAGGATGAAGATGATGCCTGGTAGCCGGTGTACCAGGAGCTGATTGTCGGCAATGTTGGTAAATCGGGCACCTAGCCGGTTGACCGTGAGCAGAAGGGCAAAAGTACCGATGGAGATGCCGCTGAGATACAGCCAGAAGTTCACACCAGACAATGAGATGAGTCGATGATTCTGGAGGTAGGCGGTAACCGCCAGCCAAAAGGGGATCGTTAGCGGATTCAGTACCCCGAGGATCACCCCGAGTTTAAAGCCATTGCGGCCTTTCGGCGTTGTGGTTTTGGAGAGCAGCGATTGACTATTCGTTTTGGTGAGGAGATTGGCAACACCCAGGGCCAGCATCGCCAGTGCTGTGATAATCTGGAAGTATTCTGTAAAGAAGGGTTTTTCACTCAGGAAAAGCTGAAGGCGGACAGTCACCCCAGCATAGATAAACTCTGTAATAGACGCAGCTAAAGCAAAGAAGAAAGCCGCACGTCGGTGGTTTTGCACCGAAAGCTGCATGCTGGTGATGTTGATGGTGCCGGGGGGAATGGACCCGAGATAGCTCACCACAAAGGCAATGATGAAGACCTGAGTACTCACAATGCGCTTTCTATTTTCCTGTTATAC
This Marinoscillum sp. 108 DNA region includes the following protein-coding sequences:
- a CDS encoding LysE family transporter — encoded protein: MSTQVFIIAFVVSYLGSIPPGTINITSMQLSVQNHRRAAFFFALAASITEFIYAGVTVRLQLFLSEKPFFTEYFQIITALAMLALGVANLLTKTNSQSLLSKTTTPKGRNGFKLGVILGVLNPLTIPFWLAVTAYLQNHRLISLSGVNFWLYLSGISIGTFALLLTVNRLGARFTNIADNQLLVHRLPGIIFILLGLYNFIDWLF
- a CDS encoding DUF4105 domain-containing protein is translated as MNHSPDMYWRLLVFSVLVLFFFKSEGREVEVSDQAEISIMTLGPYQEELYSAFGHSAIHFSDPERNIDWVFNYGVFDFDQENFYWNFARGRMLYKLGLSRYTPFKNHYARENRYIIEQRLNLTLAEKQAMVDFLTNNYKPENRDYYYNYVYDNCATKMYDVLVAVFPKQITFNADYVEDGKTIRDLMDDYLGDQPWGDWIIDIGLGMQIDKEATPREYMFLPDYIEASLSTASLRRDSLEVPLVGETVNVYVPTPEEQQESKFFTPFNFFVLVFFVVGFITNRDFKKEKRTKWLDPVVFTLAGLIGWWLVFLWWATEHLSKDNLNLLWAIPLHIPFAYLLGVRKLQPFLSKYFLVVSAGYLILLVIWSALPQPLHMALIPLILTMMLRGFYIHSDLQKQLRKANR